The sequence GTTCCGTAGGCAAGATAGCCGCGGCCGGACAGCCTGCCCATCACCGACGAAATGTTCACCACCGACCCGCCGTCGTGCGCGAGCATGTGCGGAACCGCCGCCCGCACAAGTGCATGTGCGGTGCTCACATTGAAATGAAATGCCTCCTCGAGATAGTCCGAGTCGGTGTCGAGAAGGGCGTTGGGGATGGTGCCGCCGACGTTGTTGACGACGATGTCGAGCCTTCCGAACTCTTCCTGCGCGGCGTCCGCGAGCGCGGCGACGGCTTGCAGATCCATGAGATCGGCGGGCACGACCAACGCGCGTCGCCCGGCCTCCTCGATCTGCGTCGCCACCTTCTGCAGCTGATCGGCATGGCGGGCGGAGATGGCGACGTGAGCGCCCGCCTCCGCAAGCCCCACTGCGGTGGCCGCGCCGATGCCGCGGCCCGCGCCCGTGACGACGGCGACCCGGCCGTCCACTCTGAACCGATCGAGGATCATGGCGGCTCCTGTTGTCGTTCCCCCTTCGGCGAATGTAACAGGTTCTAGTTTGTGAGTGGAGTCGTTTCCCGGGAGAAGCAGCTCCGCCGCCTGTGAGTACTTATTAACCGCGGGCGGTTAATAAGTACTCACAGCTCGAGCGGGGTGCCCACATAGTTCTCGGCGATGAGGGTGCGTCCGGCGACTGATCGGGTGACCATGTCGAGTTCGGCGATCTGCCGCTTGTGGCCGAATCCGGTGTCGTCGGGGAGCCGATGCAGCATCGAGGACATCCACCAGGAGAAGTGCTGGGTGCGCCAGACGCGCGGCATCACCGTGTCGGTGTAGCTGTCGAGCCCGGCCCGACTGCGGGTGGTGAAGTACTCGGACATCGCCTTGGACAGGAAGTAGACGTCGGCGATCGCGAGGTTCATGCCCTTCGCGCCGGTGGGGGGCACGGTGTGGGCGGCGTCGCCGGCCAGGAAGAGGTTGCCGTGCTGCATGGGCTCGCACACGAAGCTGCGGAATTGCAGGATCGATTTCTGAAAGATCTTGCCGTCTTTTATTTCTGCGCCCTCGCCGTCGACGCGGGCGTGCAGTTCGGACCAGATACGGTCGTCGGACCAGTTGTCCACCGAATCGTCGGGGTCGACCTGCAGGTAGTGCCGCTGCACCTGCGGGGTGCGGGTGCTGATCAGCGCGAAGCCGCGCGGGTGGTTGGCGTAGATCAGCTCTTCCGACGACGGCGGGGCCTCGGCGAGGATGCCGAACCAGGCGAACGGGTACTGACGGAAGTGGTCCGTCCGCACGGTGGTGGCCGGGATCAGGGCGCGGGTGCTGGTCCGCGACCCGTCGCATCCGGCGACGAGGGCGCACGTGAGGGTCTGCTCGTTGCCGTCGGCATCGCGATAGATGATCTTGGGGGATTCGGACGTGTGGTCGTGCACGTGCACGTCCGATACGCCGAAGCGGAGGTCACCGCCGTCCGCGAGCCTGCGGGCGATGAGGTCCTTCAGCACCTCGTGCTGCGGGTACACCGTGACCGCGCGGCCGCCGGTGAGTTCGTCGAACGCGATGCGGTGCCCCTTGCCGCCGAACCGCAGTTCGATGCCCTGATGGGTGTGCCCCTCACGCTTGATGCGGTCGCCGAGCCCGGTGTCGACCATCAGATCCACCGTGTTCTGCTCGAGCACACCGGCGCGGATCGTGCCCTCGACCTCCTCGCGGGTGCGGGTTTCGAGTACCACGGACTCGATGCCCTGCAGGTGCAGAAGGTGGGACAGCGTCAGTCCTGCGGGGCCTCCGCCGACGATCCCGACCTGTGTGTTCATGCGCAGACTCCTCGCGTAGTTCGTGACACCAGTCACTGTTGCGCCCGAACCGCACTCCCGAAACCCCCACTTCCACTGAGTGAAAGACCACTAGGCGACGCCGCGCGAGATGCCCCGTGCCGCCGCCCGCACGGCGGGAATCAGCGGTGCCGGATCCTTCTCCGCAGGCACCACGACCGACACGGCGGCCACGACCTCGCCCGTCGACCGCGACACCGGCGCAGCCACGGCCAGCGTCCCGATATTGAGATGTTCACGGCAGGTGACCCATCCGGTTCGGCGAATGTCGTCGAGGGTGCTGCGAAGCCGGTGTTCGGTGGTGATGGTCGCCGGGGTGAAGCGCTCGAGGCCGGCTGCGAGCACGGCGTCGAGCAGCTCGCCGCCGCCGAACGCCAGCAGAACCAGACCACCACTCGACGCGTGCAGCGGCAGCCGTCCCCCGGCACGCCCGACCACGGTCACGGCACCCCGCGCGGACAGTCGCTCGATGTACAGCGCTTCGAGTCCCTCCCGGACCACCAGCTGGACGTTTTCGCGGGTGGCCTCGTAGATGTCCTCGAGATACGGCAGCGCCACCTGCCGCAGTCCGTGGGCGCGGGGCGCGAGAGCCCCCAATTCCCACAGCTGGACCCCGATTTCGTAGGTTCCGTCGTCGGCCCGCTCGAGCGCGCCGTGTTCCACCAACTGCCGGCACAGCCGATGCACGGTGGGCAGGGGCAGACCGGTACGCCTGCTCAACTCCGACTGGGACAGACGCGGCCGTTCCGACGTGAACGCACCGAGAACGAGAAATGCCCGGCCCAGCATGCTGCGTTCGTCGGCTCCGGCCATGCCGCCAGTATTCCGGGTGTGGTGCGGCGAACCGACGCCGTTTGACACGGATCTATGACTCACCCCACAATCGGTGCGCAATATGAACTTGTGTTCAATTGACGAACACTGCTGAAGCCGAGGATCTGATGACCACTTCCGAACGGAGCGCGATGCGCTCCTCCACTGCCCTCTGGGTCGCACCCCTCTGCTGGGTGGCGGTGTTACTCGACGGGTTCGATCTGGTGGTGCTCGGCGCCGTGATCCCCTCGCTGCGGGACGACGCCGACTGGAGTCTGTCTACAGGCACAATCACGTTCATCTCGACGTTCGGCCTGGTAGGCATGACGATCGGGGCGCTCGTCATCGGCACGCTCACCGACGTGATCGGCCGCAGGCGCGCGCTGCTGTACGCGGTCGCGGCATTCTCGCTCTTGACACTGCTGTGCGCGGTAGCGCCCAACCCGTTCTTCTTCGGACTGTTCCGATTCCTCGCCGGCGTGGGCCTCGGTGGCGCACTCCCGACGGCGCTGGCTCTGGTCAACGAATTCTCGAAGAAGCAAGGCGGCGGTTCGGCATCGACTCTGCTGATGACCGGGTATCACGTGGGTGCGGTCGCGACGGCCGCGCTGGCCATCGTGCTGATCGAGCCGTTCGGCTGGCGGTCGATGTTCGTTGCAGGTGCGCTGCCCGCGATCGTGCTGATTCCCCTGATGTTGCGTTACCTCCCCGAATCGCCGTCGTACCTCCTCGCGCAGGGCAAGCGGTCCGAGGCCGAGGCCATCGCGAAGCAGTACGGACTGGAACTGGAACCCGCGCCGGCCGCCGACGCACCCGTCGCGTCCGCAGCCAATCCGGTGCGCGCCCTGTTCTCACGTCCGTTCCTGCGCAACAGCATCGCTATCTGGGTCACGTCCTTCATGGGACTGCTGCTCGTCTATGGACTCAACACCTGGTTGCCGACCATCATGCGCGAAGCCGGATACAACCTCGGGGCCTCGCTCACCTTCCTGCTCATCCTCAATGCCGGCGCGGTGGTCGGACTTCTGATTGCCGGCGGCGTGGCCAACAGAATCGGCCCTCGTCCTGCGGCGATCATCTGGTTCGCCGGCGCCGCGGTGTTCCTGGCGTTGCTCAGCGTCAAGGTGTCGTTCGGGATCTATGTGCTGGTGTTTCTCGCCGGGTGCTTCGTGTTCAGTGCGCAGGTGCTGGTCTACGCATTCACCTCGGCGAACCATCCGCCGCAGATCCGTGCGACCGCGCTGGGCTGGTCTGCAGGCGTGGGACGCGTCGGCGCGATCTGCGGTCCCATTCTCGGTGGGGTGATGCTGGGAGCCGGTTACGCCGTCCCGTGGGGCTTCTATGCGTTTGCCCTGGTGGGGCTGCTCGGTGCGATTGCTGTGGCTACCACTCGGACGGTCCGCTGAGATTCGTGGCCGCCGGGCGATGAGTTTCGGGCATGTGCGTGGTCCATATCGGTGAGGATTGATCGAAATCACCCGAGAGGACCCACGTCATGAAACCCATCACCCCTTGCCTCTGGTTCGACGACCGCGGTGAAGAGGCAGCAAAGTTCTACACCTCCCTCTTCCCGGACTCACGAATCACCG comes from Rhodococcus oxybenzonivorans and encodes:
- a CDS encoding MFS transporter; its protein translation is MTTSERSAMRSSTALWVAPLCWVAVLLDGFDLVVLGAVIPSLRDDADWSLSTGTITFISTFGLVGMTIGALVIGTLTDVIGRRRALLYAVAAFSLLTLLCAVAPNPFFFGLFRFLAGVGLGGALPTALALVNEFSKKQGGGSASTLLMTGYHVGAVATAALAIVLIEPFGWRSMFVAGALPAIVLIPLMLRYLPESPSYLLAQGKRSEAEAIAKQYGLELEPAPAADAPVASAANPVRALFSRPFLRNSIAIWVTSFMGLLLVYGLNTWLPTIMREAGYNLGASLTFLLILNAGAVVGLLIAGGVANRIGPRPAAIIWFAGAAVFLALLSVKVSFGIYVLVFLAGCFVFSAQVLVYAFTSANHPPQIRATALGWSAGVGRVGAICGPILGGVMLGAGYAVPWGFYAFALVGLLGAIAVATTRTVR
- a CDS encoding SDR family oxidoreductase codes for the protein MILDRFRVDGRVAVVTGAGRGIGAATAVGLAEAGAHVAISARHADQLQKVATQIEEAGRRALVVPADLMDLQAVAALADAAQEEFGRLDIVVNNVGGTIPNALLDTDSDYLEEAFHFNVSTAHALVRAAVPHMLAHDGGSVVNISSVMGRLSGRGYLAYGTAKAALAHYTRLAARDLSPHVRVNAIAVGSVLTSALEFVASDEAVKASMESVTPLGRIGDPEDIAAAVLYLSSKAGSYITGKVLEVDGGLDQPNLDLGLPDLKLGEKP
- a CDS encoding 4-hydroxybenzoate 3-monooxygenase; the encoded protein is MNTQVGIVGGGPAGLTLSHLLHLQGIESVVLETRTREEVEGTIRAGVLEQNTVDLMVDTGLGDRIKREGHTHQGIELRFGGKGHRIAFDELTGGRAVTVYPQHEVLKDLIARRLADGGDLRFGVSDVHVHDHTSESPKIIYRDADGNEQTLTCALVAGCDGSRTSTRALIPATTVRTDHFRQYPFAWFGILAEAPPSSEELIYANHPRGFALISTRTPQVQRHYLQVDPDDSVDNWSDDRIWSELHARVDGEGAEIKDGKIFQKSILQFRSFVCEPMQHGNLFLAGDAAHTVPPTGAKGMNLAIADVYFLSKAMSEYFTTRSRAGLDSYTDTVMPRVWRTQHFSWWMSSMLHRLPDDTGFGHKRQIAELDMVTRSVAGRTLIAENYVGTPLEL
- a CDS encoding IclR family transcriptional regulator, with the protein product MAGADERSMLGRAFLVLGAFTSERPRLSQSELSRRTGLPLPTVHRLCRQLVEHGALERADDGTYEIGVQLWELGALAPRAHGLRQVALPYLEDIYEATRENVQLVVREGLEALYIERLSARGAVTVVGRAGGRLPLHASSGGLVLLAFGGGELLDAVLAAGLERFTPATITTEHRLRSTLDDIRRTGWVTCREHLNIGTLAVAAPVSRSTGEVVAAVSVVVPAEKDPAPLIPAVRAAARGISRGVA